Proteins co-encoded in one Nitratireductor kimnyeongensis genomic window:
- a CDS encoding L,D-transpeptidase family protein, whose amino-acid sequence MMCKAGKSIHLIEVRRRPGRPTEGLMRVGPFVFPCALGRTGTTMLKHEGDGATPVGELQLLYGYFRGDRSPSGPPKCRFSLRQIKAGDGWCDASGDRNYNRPVKLPYRASHERMTREDRLYDICMVSDWNMRPAIRNRGSAIFFHIAKPGFPPTEGCIAVSPRAMARILLLIGPSTRIRIHR is encoded by the coding sequence ATGATGTGTAAAGCCGGCAAATCGATTCATCTGATCGAGGTGCGTCGCAGACCGGGGAGGCCGACCGAGGGATTGATGAGGGTGGGCCCCTTCGTCTTCCCATGCGCGCTGGGACGAACGGGCACGACGATGCTGAAGCACGAAGGGGATGGTGCAACTCCGGTCGGAGAATTGCAGCTCCTTTACGGCTATTTTCGTGGTGACAGATCCCCTTCCGGACCACCCAAGTGCCGTTTTTCGCTTCGGCAGATCAAAGCCGGAGATGGGTGGTGCGACGCCTCGGGCGATCGCAATTACAACCGCCCGGTCAAGTTGCCCTACCGGGCCAGCCATGAACGCATGACGCGCGAGGACCGTCTCTACGATATCTGCATGGTGTCGGACTGGAACATGCGGCCGGCGATCCGCAATCGCGGCAGTGCGATCTTCTTTCACATCGCAAAGCCCGGTTTCCCGCCGACCGAGGGCTGCATAGCCGTATCGCCACGGGCCATGGCGCGTATTCTGCTGCTCATTGGCCCGTCAACCCGAATCAGGATTCATCGGTAA
- a CDS encoding peroxidase-related enzyme (This protein belongs to a clade of uncharacterized proteins related to peroxidases such as the alkylhydroperoxidase AhpD.) gives MTKPVTALHFPPLETLSDETRAYFEKCEEKLGLVPNVLRAYAFDENKLRAFTQMYNDLMLGDSGLTKLEREMIAVAVSSINHCFYCLTAHGAAVRQLSGNPVLGELMVMNYRAAKLEPRQKAMLDFAVKLTETPARIEEADRQALRDAGFSERDIWDIASVASFFNMSNRMAAAVDMHPNEEYHAMARQPAGD, from the coding sequence ATGACGAAACCGGTCACTGCCCTTCATTTTCCTCCACTCGAAACGCTGAGCGACGAAACCCGGGCCTATTTCGAAAAATGCGAGGAGAAGCTCGGGCTCGTACCCAATGTGCTGCGCGCCTACGCGTTCGACGAAAACAAGCTTCGCGCGTTCACGCAGATGTACAACGATCTTATGCTGGGTGATTCGGGTCTGACGAAGCTCGAACGCGAAATGATCGCCGTCGCGGTCTCAAGCATCAACCACTGCTTCTACTGCCTCACCGCACATGGAGCGGCCGTGCGCCAACTGTCCGGAAACCCGGTGCTTGGCGAACTCATGGTGATGAATTATCGCGCGGCGAAGCTGGAACCGCGACAAAAGGCGATGCTCGATTTCGCCGTGAAGCTTACGGAAACTCCCGCCAGGATCGAGGAAGCGGATCGGCAGGCTTTGCGCGATGCCGGTTTCTCTGAGCGAGACATCTGGGACATCGCCTCCGTGGCGAGCTTCTTCAACATGTCCAACCGGATGGCAGCTGCCGTGGATATGCATCCCAACGAGGAGTATCACGCAATGGCCCGGCAACCGGCTGGAGACTGA
- a CDS encoding response regulator transcription factor, with protein MTSRTILIVDDDEDLRTTLVEQLSLYEEFDILQENTATKGIQSARNAIVDLLIMDVGLPDMDGREAVKLLRKGGYRAPIIMLTAQDTDSDTILGLEAGANDYVTKPFRFAVLLARIRAQLRQHEQSEDATFAVGPYTFKPSQKLLIDERGGKIRLTEKEAAIIKYLYRAEQKVVTRDILLEEVWGYNSGVTTHTLETHVYRLRQKIERDPSKAEILVTESGGYKLVP; from the coding sequence ATGACGTCACGCACCATCCTAATCGTCGATGATGACGAAGACCTGAGGACGACACTCGTCGAGCAACTGTCGCTCTACGAGGAATTCGATATTCTTCAGGAGAACACGGCGACGAAGGGCATTCAGTCTGCGCGCAACGCGATTGTCGATCTGCTCATCATGGATGTCGGCCTGCCGGATATGGATGGGCGTGAGGCGGTCAAGCTTCTGCGCAAGGGCGGTTACCGCGCGCCGATCATCATGCTGACCGCGCAAGACACCGATTCGGACACGATCCTTGGCCTTGAAGCCGGCGCCAACGACTATGTGACCAAGCCATTCCGGTTTGCGGTGCTTCTCGCTCGCATCCGCGCCCAGCTGCGCCAGCACGAGCAAAGCGAGGATGCCACGTTCGCCGTTGGCCCCTACACATTCAAGCCCTCGCAGAAACTGCTTATCGATGAACGCGGTGGCAAGATCCGCCTGACGGAGAAGGAAGCCGCGATCATCAAATACCTCTATCGCGCCGAACAGAAAGTGGTGACGCGCGACATCCTTCTGGAAGAGGTATGGGGATACAATTCCGGCGTTACCACTCACACGCTCGAGACCCATGTCTACCGTCTTCGGCAAAAGATCGAACGCGATCCTTCCAAAGCTGAAATTCTTGTGACAGAAAGCGGTGGTTATAAGCTCGTTCCGTGA
- a CDS encoding P-II family nitrogen regulator, with amino-acid sequence MKIVMAIVKPFKLEAVREALTGLGIQGLTVTEVKGYGRQKGHTEIYRGAEYAVTFLPKVKIEVAVDTDMVDQVVEAIVEAARTGQIGDGKVFVHALDKAVRIRTGESGVEAL; translated from the coding sequence ATGAAAATTGTGATGGCAATCGTCAAGCCCTTCAAGCTGGAGGCCGTGCGCGAAGCGCTCACCGGTCTTGGCATACAAGGCCTCACCGTGACGGAGGTGAAGGGCTACGGACGACAGAAAGGACACACGGAAATCTATCGCGGCGCTGAATACGCTGTGACGTTCCTGCCCAAGGTCAAGATCGAGGTGGCGGTCGATACCGACATGGTCGACCAGGTGGTCGAGGCCATCGTCGAGGCCGCCCGCACGGGTCAGATCGGCGACGGCAAGGTCTTCGTCCATGCGCTCGACAAGGCGGTGCGCATCCGTACCGGCGAATCCGGTGTCGAAGCGCTTTAA
- the tesB gene encoding acyl-CoA thioesterase II: MSSAMQDLLAILDLETLEHNLFRGRSPQSAWQRVFGGQVIGQALVAAQRTVDSSRHVHSLHCYFMRPGDPAVPIIYEVDRIRDGGSFTTRRVVAIQHGHAIFSLSASFQKEEPGLDHQLPMPQGVTPPENLRTQREFLAEFGERVPENIRRYWARERPIEVRPVIIEHYTSRDKLPPRQDVWIRATGPVPDDRALQAAVLAYLSDMTLLDTSTFAHGRNGFDPDIQMASLDHAMWFHRPHRLDEWLLYTQDSPSAQGARGFSRGSLYALDGTLVASVAQEGLVRLRTK, from the coding sequence ATGTCATCGGCCATGCAAGACCTGCTTGCCATACTCGATCTTGAGACGCTCGAACACAATCTGTTTCGTGGTCGCAGTCCGCAATCGGCTTGGCAGCGCGTTTTCGGCGGGCAGGTTATTGGCCAAGCCCTTGTCGCTGCCCAGCGTACCGTCGATAGCTCCCGCCATGTCCACTCGCTCCACTGCTATTTCATGCGGCCGGGCGATCCTGCCGTTCCAATCATCTACGAAGTGGACCGGATCCGCGATGGCGGTAGCTTCACCACCCGCCGTGTGGTTGCCATTCAGCATGGCCATGCGATCTTTTCCCTCTCTGCCTCTTTCCAGAAGGAAGAGCCAGGGCTCGACCATCAGCTTCCCATGCCTCAAGGCGTCACGCCTCCGGAAAACCTGCGCACCCAGCGCGAGTTTCTGGCCGAGTTTGGCGAGCGTGTGCCGGAAAACATCCGTCGGTATTGGGCGCGTGAGCGTCCCATCGAGGTGCGACCGGTCATCATTGAGCACTACACCAGCCGCGACAAGCTGCCGCCGCGCCAGGATGTGTGGATCCGCGCCACGGGGCCGGTGCCGGATGATCGTGCTCTTCAGGCTGCGGTGCTGGCCTATCTTTCTGACATGACGCTGCTCGACACCTCCACGTTTGCCCATGGTCGAAACGGGTTCGATCCCGATATTCAGATGGCAAGTCTTGATCATGCCATGTGGTTCCATCGCCCGCATCGGCTGGACGAATGGCTGCTATACACCCAGGACAGCCCTTCCGCTCAGGGCGCACGCGGTTTCTCTCGCGGTAGCCTGTATGCACTGGACGGTACGCTGGTCGCTTCCGTTGCGCAGGAAGGCCTTGTTAGGCTGCGTACAAAATAG
- a CDS encoding ammonium transporter, translated as MMYRTLKGAAGPLALGGLALAAMTFPALAQDSAEAAPEFASASETAFIFNTLLFLIGGFLVMWMAAGFAMLEAGMVRTKNVSMQLLKNVALYSIAGIMYWVVGYSLMYVDVSSYIGTFAPYSWPAAGTANEGDYSVASDWFFQMVFVATAASIVSGTLAERIKLWPFLIFVVVLTGFIYPIAGSWKWGAGWLDAMGFQDFAGSTLVHSVGGWAALAGAILLGARNGKFSSDGKVSPIPGSNMALATLGTFILWLGWFGFNGASQLAMGSNADASDISRIFANTNLAAAAGVVAALILTQILYKKVDITFVLNGALAGLVSITAEPLTPSPFMAIVIGAIGGVIVVLTVPLLDKLKIDDVVGAIPVHLIAGIWGTLAVPLTNSDASFGVQIVGIVAYGAFTFAVSFVVWMILKATMGLRVSPEDEMSGLDVAEVGVEAYPEFMPMHGR; from the coding sequence ATGATGTATCGAACACTCAAAGGCGCGGCAGGTCCGCTGGCGCTGGGCGGGCTCGCGCTGGCCGCCATGACCTTTCCGGCTCTGGCACAGGATTCCGCCGAGGCGGCCCCGGAGTTTGCCTCGGCTTCCGAAACAGCGTTTATTTTCAACACGCTGCTCTTTCTCATTGGCGGCTTCCTCGTCATGTGGATGGCGGCAGGATTCGCCATGCTCGAAGCTGGCATGGTGCGGACCAAGAACGTCTCCATGCAGCTTTTGAAAAACGTCGCGCTCTATTCCATCGCCGGCATCATGTACTGGGTGGTGGGTTACAGCCTGATGTATGTGGATGTTTCGAGCTATATCGGAACCTTCGCGCCCTATAGCTGGCCCGCTGCTGGCACGGCCAACGAGGGCGACTATTCGGTGGCCTCCGACTGGTTCTTCCAGATGGTCTTTGTGGCTACCGCGGCCTCCATCGTCTCGGGCACGTTGGCCGAGCGTATCAAGCTGTGGCCGTTTCTCATCTTTGTGGTCGTGCTCACCGGCTTCATTTATCCGATAGCGGGTTCGTGGAAGTGGGGTGCCGGTTGGCTCGATGCCATGGGCTTCCAGGATTTTGCCGGCTCCACGCTGGTCCACTCGGTGGGCGGCTGGGCGGCTCTTGCCGGTGCCATCCTTCTGGGTGCACGCAATGGCAAGTTTTCCTCCGACGGCAAGGTTTCGCCGATCCCGGGCTCCAACATGGCCCTAGCAACACTTGGCACTTTCATTCTCTGGCTCGGCTGGTTCGGCTTCAATGGTGCTTCGCAGCTTGCCATGGGCTCCAATGCCGATGCATCCGACATCAGCCGGATCTTCGCCAATACCAATCTGGCAGCCGCTGCCGGTGTTGTCGCCGCGCTAATCCTTACGCAGATCCTCTACAAGAAGGTCGACATCACATTCGTGCTCAATGGCGCGTTGGCCGGTCTCGTGTCGATCACAGCTGAACCGCTCACGCCAAGCCCCTTCATGGCCATTGTCATTGGTGCGATCGGTGGTGTGATCGTGGTGCTCACCGTGCCGCTTCTCGACAAGCTGAAGATTGATGATGTTGTCGGTGCGATCCCGGTTCACTTGATTGCCGGTATCTGGGGGACGCTTGCCGTTCCGCTCACCAACAGCGACGCCAGCTTCGGTGTTCAGATCGTTGGCATTGTCGCCTATGGCGCCTTCACCTTCGCGGTCTCCTTTGTGGTCTGGATGATCCTCAAGGCCACGATGGGCCTGCGGGTAAGCCCGGAAGACGAGATGAGCGGACTGGACGTGGCCGAGGTAGGCGTCGAAGCCTACCCCGAGTTCATGCCCATGCACGGGCGCTGA
- a CDS encoding cyclic nucleotide-binding domain-containing protein, whose protein sequence is MALDDDIRILSGVGLFEGFTREQLRLMAFGAESMTLPAGRDIYAEGAPADCAFIVASGNVALFTERDGERQIVERLGPGDMIGEFALIAEGRRMTNAVAESETRLVRISRSSFHRILEEFPETAIRLHERIAENLQLMISRMERIADRFTD, encoded by the coding sequence ATGGCGCTGGACGATGACATTCGCATTCTGTCCGGCGTGGGTCTGTTTGAGGGATTCACGCGCGAACAGTTGCGCCTTATGGCATTCGGCGCCGAAAGCATGACGCTTCCCGCCGGACGGGACATCTATGCCGAAGGAGCCCCCGCCGATTGCGCCTTCATCGTCGCGTCGGGCAACGTTGCGCTGTTCACGGAAAGGGATGGCGAACGCCAGATTGTCGAAAGGCTCGGCCCGGGCGACATGATAGGCGAATTCGCGCTCATTGCCGAAGGCCGCCGCATGACAAATGCTGTCGCCGAAAGTGAAACCCGCCTGGTGAGGATCAGCCGCTCGAGCTTTCACCGGATCCTCGAAGAGTTCCCCGAAACGGCAATTCGCCTGCATGAGAGAATTGCCGAAAACTTGCAGCTCATGATCTCCCGGATGGAGAGAATTGCGGATCGATTCACCGACTGA
- a CDS encoding OsmC family protein — MKRHANVTWKGSLVEGSGSLDTQSGALSALPLGFKARFEDESGKTGTNPEELIAGAHAGCFAMQLSHMLAEGGTPAEKLDVRSDVTVQPADGGGFEITKSALTLVANVPDLDEAKFIEIAEKAKASCPVSKALGAIEITLEAKYG, encoded by the coding sequence ATGAAACGGCACGCAAATGTCACCTGGAAGGGATCGCTGGTTGAAGGTTCGGGTAGCCTGGACACGCAGAGCGGCGCGCTTTCTGCCCTGCCCCTCGGCTTCAAAGCCCGGTTTGAGGACGAAAGCGGCAAGACGGGTACAAACCCCGAAGAGTTGATCGCGGGTGCTCATGCCGGCTGTTTCGCCATGCAATTGTCGCACATGTTGGCAGAAGGCGGCACACCTGCAGAGAAGCTTGATGTTCGCTCGGACGTGACTGTACAGCCGGCGGATGGCGGCGGCTTCGAGATCACGAAAAGCGCGCTTACGCTTGTGGCCAACGTTCCCGATCTCGATGAGGCAAAGTTCATTGAGATTGCCGAGAAGGCAAAAGCTTCCTGCCCCGTCTCGAAGGCACTCGGAGCCATCGAGATTACGCTGGAAGCCAAATACGGCTGA
- a CDS encoding ubiquinone biosynthesis hydroxylase produces the protein MARNTTHKAERELDILIAGAGYVGLATAVSIARAQPGLTVALVDAAPEGVWQRDGRASAIAAAACRMLKRLDCWTEIEPEAQPITEMEITDSRTADVLRPVFLTFGGEAAEGEPFAHMVPNRVMNGALRARAAESGIEIIEGVAVDGFTNLGGYVTVSFADGTTCRTRLLVAADGVRSRLRDMAGIKTLKWDYGQSGIVCTVAHERPHNGRAEEHFLPAGPFATLPLTGNRSSIVWTERTDDAERLVKEDDLVFEQELELRFGLKLGEIRVEGPRRAWPLGLTLAREFVKPRFALAGDAAHGIHPIAGQGLNLGFKDAAALAEVIVEGGRLGEDIGALDVLQRYERWRRFDTVQMGVTTDVLNRLFSNDIGPVRALRDFGLGLVERMPVMKRYFIQQASGNAPGTPRLLRGEAI, from the coding sequence ATGGCCAGGAACACAACACACAAAGCCGAACGCGAACTGGACATCCTGATCGCCGGAGCCGGCTATGTGGGACTGGCGACGGCGGTGTCCATCGCCCGCGCCCAGCCCGGCCTGACGGTGGCGCTGGTGGATGCAGCGCCAGAAGGGGTGTGGCAGCGGGACGGACGCGCCTCGGCAATCGCGGCTGCGGCCTGCCGGATGCTCAAACGCCTCGACTGCTGGACGGAGATCGAGCCGGAGGCGCAGCCCATCACCGAGATGGAGATCACCGATTCGCGCACCGCCGATGTGCTGCGGCCGGTTTTCCTCACCTTTGGCGGCGAAGCCGCGGAGGGCGAACCCTTTGCCCATATGGTGCCGAACCGGGTAATGAATGGTGCGTTGCGTGCCCGCGCCGCCGAAAGCGGCATCGAGATCATCGAGGGTGTCGCGGTCGACGGTTTCACCAATTTGGGTGGGTATGTGACGGTGAGCTTCGCTGACGGCACAACCTGCCGCACACGGCTTCTCGTCGCTGCCGATGGCGTGCGCTCGCGTCTGCGCGACATGGCCGGCATCAAGACGTTGAAATGGGATTACGGTCAGTCGGGAATTGTCTGCACCGTGGCGCATGAGCGTCCGCATAATGGCCGCGCCGAAGAGCATTTCCTGCCCGCTGGCCCGTTTGCCACGCTGCCTTTGACCGGCAACCGCTCGTCCATCGTGTGGACCGAGCGCACGGACGATGCGGAGCGGCTGGTCAAGGAAGATGACCTCGTCTTCGAGCAGGAACTGGAGCTGCGCTTTGGCCTGAAACTGGGCGAAATCCGGGTGGAAGGCCCACGCCGCGCCTGGCCGTTGGGACTGACGCTGGCGCGCGAATTCGTGAAGCCGCGCTTCGCTCTGGCGGGCGATGCAGCCCATGGCATCCACCCGATCGCGGGACAGGGGCTCAATCTGGGCTTCAAGGACGCGGCAGCGCTGGCCGAGGTGATCGTCGAGGGCGGACGGCTGGGCGAGGATATCGGCGCCCTCGACGTGCTTCAGCGCTATGAGCGCTGGCGGCGCTTCGACACCGTTCAGATGGGCGTGACGACCGACGTTTTGAACCGGCTGTTCTCCAACGACATCGGCCCGGTGCGGGCGCTACGCGATTTTGGTCTTGGCCTGGTTGAACGAATGCCAGTCATGAAGCGTTACTTCATCCAGCAGGCCTCTGGCAACGCCCCTGGCACACCAAGACTGCTCCGCGGGGAGGCGATCTAG
- a CDS encoding outer membrane lipoprotein carrier protein LolA, with amino-acid sequence MNFGVTDFLARQIAVAAMALATLCAAPIAAQAAQGADQIAAHFSSVRTMMGEFVQFGPRGEQTGGKFYIERPGKIRFDYEEPSGFRVTSDGSSVVIMNKKLNTADLYPLSKTPLKLLLDERIDLSGDKVQTVREDNDLTTIKMSDKSVFGDSTITMMFDTNSYDLRQWTITDAQGKDTTVMIFNVQQGVTFDPSVFKIDYRRVDAMSRNKR; translated from the coding sequence ATGAATTTTGGGGTAACCGACTTTCTGGCGCGGCAGATTGCCGTTGCAGCGATGGCTTTGGCGACGCTTTGCGCTGCGCCAATAGCAGCCCAGGCTGCCCAGGGCGCCGACCAGATCGCGGCGCATTTTTCCAGCGTGCGCACCATGATGGGCGAGTTCGTGCAGTTCGGACCGCGGGGCGAGCAGACCGGCGGCAAGTTTTACATCGAACGGCCAGGCAAGATCCGTTTCGACTACGAGGAACCGTCCGGCTTCCGCGTCACCTCCGATGGCAGTTCAGTGGTCATCATGAACAAGAAGCTCAACACGGCGGACCTTTACCCCCTTTCGAAAACGCCGTTGAAGCTGCTTCTTGACGAACGCATCGACCTTTCGGGCGACAAGGTTCAGACCGTGCGTGAGGACAATGACCTGACGACGATCAAGATGTCGGACAAGTCGGTCTTCGGAGATTCGACCATTACCATGATGTTCGACACGAATTCATACGACCTTCGTCAGTGGACGATCACCGATGCACAGGGCAAGGACACGACGGTCATGATTTTTAACGTTCAGCAGGGCGTGACCTTCGACCCGAGCGTTTTCAAGATTGACTACCGCCGGGTCGACGCGATGAGCCGTAACAAACGCTGA
- a CDS encoding DNA translocase FtsK: MSSGSSAFLAMDENSYGLQAFLRRQAARAGGLALLAFVAFGVAALATWNVADPSFSHATANPVTNAMGYPGAVFSDLAMQFYGLAALIGLVPAVCWGALLLLGRQIDRGVKRAGAWFLGAVLAAGIVGAFAPPPTWPLPTGLGGVLGDMILSVPAKFLGAYPRGFAGFVIAAILGMPACWLLAFGAGLLSRPGADDFIEEMEDDAAFDPLDEDDESGGSVILGYMAHGWLSFCAFFRRNLVGSGSRDSHRKRALDLDEDDEATFDNFDMEARVEPDFEEAPAAQRMRVEPDFDAPAPQPAAAPTRQAVPAPPQQRVENPAPRPAEGARVRREAQPSFLDSGTFELPELHLLAEPKTSTKDPSLSRDALEQNARLLEGVLEDFGVKGEIIHVRPGPVVTLYELEPAPGIKSSRVIGLADDIARSMSAIAARVAVVPGRNAIGIELPNSTRETVYLRELLASRDFEASKAKLALSLGKTINGEAVIADLAKMPHLLVAGTTGSGKSVAINTMILSLLYRMTPEQCRLIMIDPKMLELSIYDGIPHLLTPVVTDPKKAVVALKWTVREMEDRYRKMSKVGVRNIEGFNQRVVAAKKKGETIKRTVQTGFDRETGEAIYESEDLDLEPMPFIVVIIDEMADLMMVAGKDIEGAVQRLAQMARAAGIHVIMATQRPSVDVITGTIKANFPTRISFQVTSKIDSRTILGEQGAEQLLGMGDMLYMAGGGRIQRVHGPFVSDGEVESIVNHLKMQGVPDYLDAVTEDDDEEDGGSAGGSGGSGGGNLGDSADPYDQAVAVVLRDGKASTSYIQRRLGIGYNRAASIIERMEDEGIVGPANHAGKREILVPTEQDEV, from the coding sequence ATGAGTTCCGGGTCTTCGGCATTCTTGGCGATGGATGAAAACAGCTACGGTCTGCAGGCTTTCCTGCGCCGACAGGCAGCACGTGCGGGCGGATTGGCGCTTCTCGCCTTCGTGGCGTTTGGGGTGGCGGCGCTAGCCACCTGGAACGTCGCTGATCCAAGCTTCAGCCATGCCACTGCCAATCCTGTCACCAACGCGATGGGATATCCCGGCGCGGTTTTCTCCGATCTTGCCATGCAGTTTTATGGACTGGCGGCGCTGATCGGGCTCGTTCCGGCGGTTTGCTGGGGTGCTCTCCTTTTGCTCGGGCGTCAGATTGATCGTGGCGTAAAGCGCGCCGGTGCATGGTTCCTGGGTGCGGTGCTGGCTGCCGGCATAGTCGGTGCTTTCGCACCGCCGCCAACCTGGCCTTTGCCCACCGGCCTTGGCGGCGTTCTGGGCGACATGATCCTCTCCGTCCCCGCCAAGTTCCTTGGCGCATATCCACGTGGCTTTGCGGGTTTCGTGATCGCTGCAATCCTTGGAATGCCGGCTTGCTGGCTCCTTGCCTTCGGCGCTGGCTTGTTGTCCCGTCCCGGAGCTGACGATTTCATCGAGGAGATGGAAGACGACGCTGCCTTCGATCCGTTGGATGAGGATGATGAAAGCGGAGGCTCGGTCATCCTTGGCTATATGGCCCATGGATGGCTGTCCTTCTGTGCATTCTTCCGCCGCAACCTTGTGGGTTCAGGTTCGCGCGATAGCCATCGGAAGCGTGCGTTGGATCTGGATGAAGATGACGAGGCGACCTTCGACAATTTCGATATGGAAGCCCGGGTTGAGCCGGATTTCGAAGAGGCACCGGCAGCACAACGCATGCGCGTCGAACCCGATTTTGACGCCCCGGCACCGCAGCCTGCTGCAGCACCAACGCGGCAGGCAGTGCCCGCCCCACCGCAGCAAAGGGTGGAGAATCCCGCTCCGCGACCTGCGGAAGGCGCACGTGTGCGCCGCGAGGCGCAGCCATCCTTCCTCGACAGCGGAACATTTGAATTGCCAGAACTGCATTTGCTGGCGGAGCCGAAGACCTCGACAAAGGACCCTTCACTCTCCAGAGATGCGCTGGAACAGAATGCCCGTCTTCTCGAAGGCGTTCTGGAGGATTTCGGCGTCAAGGGCGAGATCATCCATGTGCGTCCCGGTCCGGTGGTCACACTCTACGAGCTGGAGCCGGCTCCGGGTATCAAATCGTCGCGCGTTATCGGCCTTGCAGACGACATTGCTCGCTCCATGAGCGCCATAGCGGCTCGTGTGGCGGTTGTTCCCGGCCGCAACGCAATCGGCATCGAGCTGCCGAATTCCACGCGCGAAACCGTTTATCTGCGCGAATTGCTCGCAAGCCGCGACTTCGAGGCGAGCAAGGCGAAACTGGCACTTTCGCTCGGCAAGACCATCAATGGCGAAGCGGTGATCGCCGATCTTGCAAAAATGCCTCACCTTCTGGTGGCCGGCACCACCGGTTCCGGCAAGTCGGTTGCCATCAACACCATGATCCTCTCACTGCTATACCGCATGACGCCCGAGCAGTGCCGCCTGATCATGATCGACCCGAAGATGCTGGAACTGTCCATCTATGACGGCATTCCGCACCTTCTCACTCCGGTCGTGACCGACCCCAAGAAGGCGGTCGTCGCGCTGAAATGGACCGTGCGGGAAATGGAAGACCGCTACCGCAAGATGTCCAAGGTCGGTGTGCGCAACATCGAAGGCTTCAACCAGCGTGTCGTCGCCGCCAAGAAGAAGGGCGAGACGATCAAACGCACCGTCCAGACCGGCTTCGACCGCGAGACGGGCGAGGCGATCTACGAGAGCGAGGATCTGGATCTCGAACCGATGCCGTTCATCGTCGTCATCATCGACGAGATGGCCGATTTGATGATGGTCGCCGGCAAGGATATCGAAGGTGCGGTGCAGCGTCTGGCGCAGATGGCGCGTGCTGCCGGCATCCATGTGATCATGGCCACGCAGCGTCCTTCGGTGGACGTCATCACGGGCACGATCAAGGCCAACTTCCCGACGCGTATCTCCTTCCAGGTGACGTCGAAGATCGACAGCCGCACCATTCTGGGAGAGCAGGGCGCAGAGCAGCTTCTGGGTATGGGTGACATGCTCTACATGGCAGGCGGTGGCCGTATCCAGCGTGTCCACGGCCCGTTCGTTTCCGATGGCGAGGTGGAAAGCATCGTCAATCATCTGAAGATGCAGGGTGTGCCGGACTATCTCGACGCTGTCACTGAGGATGATGACGAAGAGGATGGCGGCTCAGCCGGCGGCAGCGGTGGATCTGGAGGCGGCAATCTGGGCGATTCTGCCGATCCCTACGATCAGGCGGTTGCAGTGGTTCTCCGCGATGGAAAAGCATCCACCAGCTATATCCAGCGCCGTTTGGGGATTGGATACAACCGCGCCGCGTCGATTATCGAGCGCATGGAGGATGAGGGCATTGTCGGTCCCGCCAACCACGCCGGCAAGCGCGAGATTCTCGTGCCGACGGAGCAGGACGAAGTCTGA
- a CDS encoding exodeoxyribonuclease III: protein MPFTIATWNINSVRLRMPLVEQFLERYSPDVLCLQETKCADDQFPAAAFRKAGYEHMAIHGQKGYHGVATIARRPLKLVEKRAFCGMGDSRHVSVSLDAGAGHSVLLHNFYVPAGGDEPDPEINPKFRHKLDFLAEMHALRAEQSESLGTILVGDLNIAPLETDVWSHKQLLKVVSHTPVETEGLERLRREGGWVDLMRQIIPPEEKIFTWWSYRAKDWALSDRGRRLDHIWSSPNLSPALNRIEVLREARGWDRPSDHVPVIAGFDFG, encoded by the coding sequence ATGCCTTTCACCATTGCTACCTGGAACATCAACTCCGTGCGGCTGCGTATGCCGCTCGTCGAGCAGTTTCTGGAGCGGTATAGTCCGGACGTTTTGTGTCTTCAGGAAACCAAGTGCGCTGATGACCAGTTTCCCGCCGCCGCTTTCCGGAAGGCTGGATATGAGCACATGGCGATCCATGGCCAGAAGGGCTATCACGGTGTCGCCACGATCGCCCGCCGTCCGCTGAAACTCGTTGAAAAGCGCGCGTTTTGCGGGATGGGCGATAGCCGACACGTCTCCGTTTCTCTGGATGCGGGCGCGGGGCACTCCGTCCTTTTGCACAATTTCTACGTGCCGGCCGGTGGCGATGAGCCGGACCCGGAGATCAATCCGAAGTTTCGCCACAAGCTCGACTTTCTGGCAGAGATGCATGCGCTTCGGGCCGAGCAGAGCGAAAGTTTGGGAACCATTCTCGTCGGCGATCTCAATATCGCACCGCTCGAGACCGATGTCTGGTCGCATAAACAGCTTCTCAAGGTGGTCAGCCATACACCGGTCGAGACTGAAGGTCTTGAACGCCTGCGCAGGGAAGGCGGATGGGTGGATTTGATGCGGCAGATAATTCCGCCAGAAGAGAAAATCTTTACATGGTGGAGCTACCGCGCCAAGGATTGGGCGCTCTCCGACCGTGGACGCAGGCTCGACCATATCTGGTCGTCACCCAATCTTTCACCGGCGTTGAACCGGATCGAAGTGCTGCGCGAGGCGCGTGGGTGGGATCGCCCATCAGACCATGTGCCTGTCATTGCAGGCTTTGATTTCGGCTGA